Proteins encoded together in one Synechococcus sp. BL107 window:
- a CDS encoding 1-acyl-sn-glycerol-3-phosphate acyltransferase, which translates to MGVSPAGTMPRVSTQFARPALRRLPTRSSRPVQSLVGRLLPMVFRVQGLEVCNGNAAEGLAKAFQAHQAGETTLLIAFRHPSTRDPLVLADLFWNRTANTARQRNSPLARPVELRFLYDRGIPIWAGPLIGWLLQRCGGIAIHRGRLDRPALAEARQVLAQGRYPLVIAPEGATNNLSTEMAPLEPGVAQLAFWAAEDLEKSGQTQDLQVLPVSLTYSWRHQNWTALDARLQALERHLGVQGEPLNEEWDDPHQVHRQRFLRIGDALIDALEHLERLQHEPDQPLVHRITTYRLHGLAKAESHFGLKAAGTLQERCRRIEQAAWDRIYREGLEQLPPLERSIADWEAREADLQLSRMRLVEHFICVTGQSISDEANFDRLAEMLLLVEETIGWIEDRPWKSSPSLGPQRVELSLGEPMAVLPRLNSYRHNRRQAVQAFMADLQQALHQLMDGV; encoded by the coding sequence ATGGGCGTGTCACCCGCAGGCACGATGCCCCGCGTCTCAACCCAATTCGCTCGTCCTGCCTTACGACGGTTGCCCACCAGGTCCAGCCGTCCAGTCCAGAGCCTTGTCGGTCGACTACTACCCATGGTCTTCCGCGTCCAAGGGTTAGAGGTCTGCAATGGAAATGCAGCAGAAGGCTTGGCCAAAGCCTTCCAAGCGCACCAAGCCGGAGAAACCACCCTTTTGATCGCCTTTCGGCATCCCAGCACTCGGGATCCACTCGTGCTGGCTGATCTGTTTTGGAACCGGACAGCCAATACAGCTCGCCAGCGCAACAGTCCATTGGCTCGCCCTGTGGAACTGCGCTTTTTGTATGACCGTGGCATTCCCATTTGGGCTGGACCGTTGATTGGCTGGCTACTGCAACGTTGTGGCGGAATCGCAATTCATAGAGGACGACTCGACCGTCCCGCTCTGGCCGAAGCACGTCAGGTGCTAGCCCAAGGTCGCTACCCCCTCGTGATTGCCCCGGAGGGAGCCACCAATAATCTCTCCACCGAGATGGCCCCCCTAGAACCGGGAGTTGCCCAACTGGCCTTTTGGGCGGCCGAGGATCTCGAAAAAAGTGGGCAAACCCAGGACCTTCAGGTGCTCCCCGTCAGCCTGACCTACAGCTGGAGGCATCAGAACTGGACCGCTCTTGATGCTCGCCTTCAGGCACTTGAACGCCATCTCGGGGTTCAGGGAGAACCGCTGAATGAGGAATGGGATGACCCCCACCAAGTGCACCGTCAGCGATTTCTGCGGATCGGTGACGCCCTGATTGATGCCCTTGAACACCTGGAGCGGCTACAGCACGAGCCAGACCAGCCGCTGGTTCATCGCATCACGACCTACCGCTTGCATGGATTAGCCAAAGCCGAATCCCATTTCGGTTTAAAAGCAGCGGGCACATTGCAGGAGCGCTGTCGACGCATTGAACAGGCGGCATGGGACCGGATTTATCGCGAGGGTCTTGAGCAGCTGCCCCCCCTTGAACGGAGCATTGCCGACTGGGAGGCCAGAGAAGCGGACCTCCAACTCAGCCGCATGCGGCTGGTGGAGCACTTCATTTGTGTGACCGGCCAATCGATTAGCGATGAAGCCAACTTCGACCGATTAGCAGAAATGCTTTTGTTAGTGGAAGAGACAATTGGCTGGATTGAGGACCGCCCCTGGAAGAGTTCCCCATCGCTAGGTCCTCAACGGGTGGAATTGAGCTTGGGGGAACCCATGGCAGTCCTCCCCCGGTTGAACTCCTATCGCCACAACCGTCGTCAAGCTGTCCAAGCGTTCATGGCAGAC
- a CDS encoding metal ABC transporter permease, with product MNLLLEPLSHAFMLRALLVSALVGGVCGLLSCYMTLKGWALMGDAVSHAVLPGVVVAYALGLPFSLGAFVFGVGSVAAIGFVKQKSRVKEDTVIGLVFTGFFALGLVLVSKTRSNIDLTHILFGNVLGINAADIVQTLLISLLVLVTLLVFRRDLMLFCFDPTHARSIGINTGVLHYMLLGLLSLAAVAGLQTVGIILVVAMLVTPGATAYLLTDRFDRMTLLAVTSSVLSSLLGVFISYWTDSSTAGCIVLVQTAQFLCAFLFAPRHGVLRRYAAMPSLSGDTNDGDQMP from the coding sequence ATGAACCTTCTCTTGGAACCCCTGAGTCACGCCTTCATGTTGCGTGCCCTGTTGGTGAGTGCTCTGGTTGGTGGGGTTTGTGGGTTGCTGTCTTGCTATATGACGCTCAAGGGTTGGGCGCTCATGGGTGACGCGGTCTCCCATGCGGTGTTGCCCGGTGTTGTAGTGGCCTACGCCCTTGGCCTGCCGTTTTCGCTTGGAGCGTTTGTATTTGGGGTGGGTTCAGTCGCCGCGATTGGCTTTGTGAAGCAGAAATCGAGGGTGAAGGAGGACACCGTGATCGGTTTGGTGTTCACCGGATTTTTTGCCCTCGGTTTAGTTCTGGTGTCGAAAACACGCAGCAATATTGATCTCACGCACATCCTGTTTGGAAATGTGCTCGGTATTAACGCGGCCGACATCGTTCAAACCTTGTTGATTTCGCTTTTGGTCTTGGTGACGTTGTTGGTGTTTCGTCGGGATTTGATGCTGTTCTGCTTTGATCCCACGCATGCACGCTCCATTGGCATCAACACAGGGGTATTGCATTACATGCTGCTCGGACTGCTGTCCCTCGCGGCTGTTGCAGGACTGCAAACCGTTGGAATCATTCTTGTGGTGGCCATGTTGGTCACTCCCGGTGCCACGGCTTATCTCTTAACCGATCGCTTTGATCGAATGACATTGCTAGCTGTCACTAGCAGTGTGTTGTCGAGCTTGTTGGGGGTTTTCATTAGTTATTGGACCGACAGCTCAACGGCGGGGTGCATCGTGCTGGTGCAAACCGCGCAATTTCTCTGCGCTTTCTTGTTTGCCCCCCGGCATGGAGTGTTGCGTCGTTACGCGGCGATGCCGTCGCTTAGTGGTGACACCAATGACGGTGACCAGATGCCCTGA
- a CDS encoding TIGR03894 family protein, producing the protein MTADKELLKEVALELWNTTKKLRPGLPKAPRAQLVLKALLTLGDISDQLQAAMILGVIEAQEPDDEPVDAKQSEQTGEDKTVVVEESRSTPRVVRKRSGAS; encoded by the coding sequence ATGACCGCTGACAAGGAGCTGCTCAAGGAAGTGGCGTTGGAGCTTTGGAACACCACGAAGAAGCTCCGTCCCGGATTACCAAAGGCCCCCAGGGCTCAACTGGTCCTTAAAGCCCTTTTGACACTCGGAGATATCAGCGATCAACTTCAGGCCGCCATGATTCTTGGCGTGATCGAGGCTCAGGAACCTGACGATGAGCCGGTTGACGCAAAGCAGAGCGAACAAACTGGCGAAGATAAGACCGTGGTCGTCGAAGAATCCCGCTCAACTCCTCGTGTCGTCCGAAAGCGTTCAGGCGCTAGCTAG
- a CDS encoding ABC transporter ATP-binding protein — protein MIDLGSTTWLEIRHGEAWLGGAPVLHDINLDLRLGESTTVLGPNGAGKSCLVKLIDRSLHPIVQDQAYLHLFGRSSVNLWQLRQRLGIVSTPMEERIPGAITALELVLAGFFGSTRLGHDQNPTDRQRIRARHVLEQLNLQSISDQPYGQLSDGQRRRLLMARALVHEPDVLVLDEPSRALDLRGCHQLMHTLSALCRHGTTLVQVTHRIDTIIPEMKRVLFLQKGRIVGDGTPAEMLTSTKLSALYDTPVAVVEAHGFRQVFPA, from the coding sequence TTGATTGATTTGGGCTCAACTACCTGGCTCGAGATCCGCCACGGAGAAGCCTGGCTAGGAGGAGCACCTGTGCTCCACGACATCAACCTCGACTTGAGGCTTGGTGAGTCGACCACTGTTTTGGGCCCCAATGGTGCAGGAAAGAGCTGTTTGGTGAAGCTGATTGATCGTTCGCTGCACCCGATCGTTCAAGACCAGGCCTACCTGCATCTATTCGGACGTTCAAGCGTGAATCTTTGGCAACTGCGACAACGCCTCGGAATTGTCAGTACTCCGATGGAGGAGCGCATCCCAGGAGCGATCACCGCCCTTGAACTAGTTCTTGCTGGATTTTTTGGATCGACACGCCTAGGGCACGACCAAAACCCAACCGATCGTCAACGCATCCGAGCAAGACACGTTCTTGAACAGCTCAATCTTCAGTCGATTTCTGATCAGCCCTATGGCCAGCTCTCAGATGGCCAACGGCGACGTCTGCTGATGGCCAGAGCCTTAGTGCATGAACCAGACGTTCTTGTTTTGGATGAACCAAGCCGGGCATTGGATTTGAGGGGATGCCATCAGCTGATGCACACCCTTAGTGCTCTCTGCCGTCATGGCACCACCCTTGTGCAAGTCACCCACAGGATCGACACGATTATTCCAGAAATGAAGCGGGTTCTCTTTCTTCAAAAAGGGCGCATTGTTGGTGATGGAACGCCCGCTGAGATGCTCACATCGACGAAACTCAGCGCGTTGTACGACACACCAGTAGCGGTGGTGGAAGCCCATGGATTTCGGCAGGTTTTTCCGGCTTAA
- a CDS encoding NUDIX hydrolase: MKREVALAVLERDGAWLLQLRDDKESILYPGHWGLFGGHLDPDETPSEAVHRELLEEINWKPASPLKHWFTSQDGPRIAHVFRGWLSVPVEQLTLLEGQDLKLTSKYELRQGSIWSDRRSEARPIAPGLDQVIKRLLID; this comes from the coding sequence ATGAAACGCGAGGTGGCTTTGGCCGTTCTCGAACGCGACGGAGCATGGCTCCTACAACTCAGAGATGACAAGGAATCGATTCTCTATCCCGGCCACTGGGGACTGTTTGGAGGCCATCTTGATCCTGATGAAACACCTTCAGAAGCCGTACATCGTGAATTGCTCGAAGAAATCAATTGGAAACCAGCCTCTCCGCTGAAGCACTGGTTCACAAGTCAAGATGGACCTCGCATTGCCCATGTCTTTCGCGGTTGGCTCAGCGTGCCCGTGGAACAGTTGACGTTGCTAGAGGGGCAAGACCTCAAACTCACGTCCAAATATGAGCTTCGTCAAGGAAGCATCTGGAGCGATCGACGCAGTGAAGCCCGACCGATTGCCCCAGGTCTCGACCAAGTGATTAAACGTTTGCTGATTGATTGA
- a CDS encoding PAP/fibrillin family protein codes for MGSGSGCQLARTGQEIIATSPLKQHKAMDRHANMGELIGKGTLTQTRITLAELLRNHPSSEKIFELVQQLEQEQPADLSDQLDQLTGTWELRWSSSSQPWLKQSPGLLNLQILDPDQGRGRNILQLGGPLGQFAGIQVDADISVASQQRVNVCFKRGGWAGPSIAGRKLQLLRSIEQSFPAWLDITVLDDALRICRGNAGTIFALLKRPDIHLPDWTQ; via the coding sequence ATGGGTTCGGGCTCGGGATGCCAATTGGCACGAACAGGGCAAGAAATCATTGCGACCAGCCCACTCAAGCAACACAAAGCGATGGATCGACACGCCAACATGGGAGAACTGATTGGTAAAGGGACGCTGACACAGACACGAATCACTTTGGCCGAGCTGCTGCGAAATCATCCAAGCTCGGAAAAGATTTTCGAACTCGTTCAGCAGCTTGAGCAGGAACAGCCGGCAGATCTCTCCGATCAACTCGATCAGTTGACCGGCACTTGGGAGCTGCGATGGAGTAGCTCAAGTCAACCGTGGTTGAAACAATCACCAGGGCTTCTCAACCTACAAATCCTTGACCCCGACCAAGGCCGAGGACGCAACATTCTTCAATTGGGTGGTCCGCTTGGACAATTTGCAGGAATCCAGGTTGATGCAGACATCAGCGTTGCTAGTCAGCAACGGGTGAATGTGTGCTTCAAACGGGGCGGTTGGGCTGGACCAAGCATTGCAGGACGGAAACTTCAGCTCTTGCGCTCTATTGAACAAAGTTTCCCGGCTTGGCTTGATATCACCGTGCTGGATGATGCATTGCGCATCTGTCGTGGGAATGCTGGAACCATTTTTGCCTTACTCAAAAGACCCGATATCCATCTTCCAGACTGGACTCAGTAG
- a CDS encoding chlorophyll a/b-binding protein, giving the protein MTRQTFKYETPERFGESLTTARPWNRSALGEVELLNGRAAMLGFMAAIVVERITGYGIVGQLTGVVRWYLDLG; this is encoded by the coding sequence ATGACCCGTCAGACTTTTAAATATGAGACGCCGGAACGATTCGGCGAATCGTTAACCACAGCTCGTCCGTGGAATCGCTCAGCCCTTGGAGAGGTTGAGCTGCTCAATGGTCGGGCGGCAATGCTGGGCTTCATGGCTGCAATTGTTGTTGAACGAATTACGGGCTATGGAATTGTTGGTCAACTCACTGGAGTCGTCCGCTGGTACCTCGATCTTGGTTAA
- a CDS encoding methyltransferase domain-containing protein, with protein MSVVQVLDESQRFKLDRSDDALFYNEPRFVHHLDSPFRERLTTLYRQKLPPCAVVLDLMSSWVSHLPEDVIYDEVIGHGLNAEELNANSRLDRNWVQNLNRDQVLPLSDSSIDATLIVAGWQYLQQPEAVAAELLRITRPMGQVIVAFSNRMFFTKAPQVWTDGDDGDHLTYVSSVLMAQGWMKPEVIAEDTRSDGVMGLFGGKGDPFFAVVATKSR; from the coding sequence ATGTCTGTTGTTCAGGTTCTTGATGAGTCACAGCGGTTTAAACTAGATCGAAGTGATGATGCTCTTTTCTATAATGAGCCACGATTTGTTCATCATCTAGATTCTCCTTTTAGAGAACGATTAACCACTCTTTATCGGCAAAAGCTTCCTCCATGTGCTGTTGTTCTTGATTTGATGAGCAGCTGGGTTAGCCACCTTCCAGAAGATGTGATCTATGACGAAGTTATTGGGCATGGTTTAAACGCGGAGGAGCTCAATGCCAATTCGCGTCTCGATAGGAATTGGGTCCAAAATTTAAATAGGGATCAAGTCTTGCCCTTATCAGATTCAAGTATTGATGCCACATTAATTGTTGCTGGATGGCAATATTTACAGCAGCCTGAGGCTGTCGCTGCCGAGCTTCTACGTATTACACGGCCAATGGGACAAGTGATTGTCGCTTTTTCGAACCGGATGTTTTTTACCAAAGCACCTCAGGTTTGGACTGATGGTGACGACGGAGATCATTTGACGTATGTGTCTTCAGTGTTGATGGCCCAAGGTTGGATGAAGCCTGAAGTTATTGCAGAAGACACTCGATCGGATGGGGTGATGGGTCTTTTTGGTGGCAAAGGTGATCCATTTTTCGCTGTGGTTGCCACGAAATCTCGGTAG
- a CDS encoding DUF427 domain-containing protein, whose translation MATIEYVADYPRPPRIELISGTVSIHISNEIIAKDCEYIRVCETFHPPSIYIKPSAFAPGTLHQVSGRPSFCEWKGLATYWDLSQSSGKNIRQKAGWSYDNPDHRYSSLKSWISVYPRVVDGCYLEGEEVIPQPGLFYGGWITSWIMGPFKGDPNHPELI comes from the coding sequence ATGGCCACGATTGAATACGTTGCTGACTACCCAAGACCACCAAGAATTGAACTCATCTCAGGAACAGTATCAATTCATATTAGCAACGAAATAATTGCCAAGGATTGCGAGTATATCAGAGTTTGTGAAACATTTCATCCGCCAAGTATCTACATCAAACCATCAGCATTTGCCCCAGGAACATTGCATCAAGTCTCAGGCCGTCCATCATTTTGTGAGTGGAAGGGACTAGCAACCTACTGGGATTTATCACAATCCAGCGGGAAAAATATTCGGCAAAAGGCAGGTTGGAGTTATGACAATCCAGATCATCGATATTCATCATTAAAGTCTTGGATTAGCGTCTATCCAAGAGTCGTCGACGGATGCTATTTGGAGGGGGAAGAGGTGATTCCTCAACCAGGATTATTTTATGGAGGATGGATCACAAGTTGGATAATGGGACCATTTAAAGGAGACCCGAATCACCCCGAATTAATTTGA
- a CDS encoding molecular chaperone DnaJ produces the protein MTNKRATSSDSGSGGFGGSTTTRSKASKARRKPRKSNHRREQCPLGRDPELEAIKARQSLGLPLTGRLKALQVKQAHKSLAVQHHPDKGGDPAMMTRFNNARDVLLEPVMESIASE, from the coding sequence GTGACCAACAAACGTGCGACTAGTAGCGACAGTGGATCGGGTGGGTTTGGCGGTTCAACCACCACCAGGTCGAAGGCATCAAAGGCGAGGCGTAAGCCCCGTAAATCGAACCATCGGCGAGAGCAGTGTCCATTAGGTCGTGATCCTGAACTAGAGGCTATAAAGGCTCGCCAGAGTCTTGGCTTGCCGTTGACGGGCCGATTGAAAGCTCTTCAGGTAAAACAAGCTCATAAATCGCTTGCTGTTCAACACCATCCTGATAAGGGTGGTGATCCGGCGATGATGACACGCTTCAATAATGCCCGTGATGTATTACTTGAGCCAGTGATGGAAAGTATCGCTAGTGAATAA
- a CDS encoding DUF1543 domain-containing protein, whose amino-acid sequence MTSRLFLVVLGGRINGCNVELHDVRWVIGESIEDTIRTLKNEWFGDKKGLHIDSYRKIQHVDGMSVAVVNSPIKNDSPNEYKLWFVNLGGYSNQSMAEQHEFGIVVARTAQSAKAIAKQRWLNGMNQIHKDDLYKIDGNPIVDDLLPIDGNGRWHIQLSPSTVEVSASEAPDWSGYWLI is encoded by the coding sequence ATGACAAGCCGTTTATTCCTTGTTGTTTTAGGCGGACGGATCAACGGTTGCAATGTTGAACTCCATGACGTCCGCTGGGTCATTGGAGAATCAATAGAAGATACAATCAGGACGCTTAAAAACGAATGGTTTGGAGATAAAAAAGGTCTCCACATCGATAGCTATCGCAAAATTCAGCATGTTGACGGGATGTCGGTGGCTGTTGTTAATTCACCAATAAAGAATGATTCACCCAATGAATATAAACTTTGGTTTGTGAACCTTGGGGGATATTCAAACCAATCGATGGCCGAGCAACATGAATTCGGCATCGTCGTTGCACGAACAGCTCAATCAGCAAAGGCGATAGCTAAGCAACGCTGGCTCAACGGAATGAATCAAATCCACAAGGACGATTTATACAAGATTGATGGCAACCCAATCGTGGATGACCTCTTACCGATCGATGGCAATGGTCGCTGGCATATCCAATTGTCACCCAGCACAGTGGAGGTGTCAGCATCCGAAGCTCCTGATTGGTCCGGCTACTGGCTGATCTAG
- a CDS encoding ligase-associated DNA damage response DEXH box helicase, with protein sequence MLGHEMELVFTDQLQPIHDWFNHQGWSPLTFQTETWKAHLKGQSGLIQVPTGSGKTFAAVMGPIAKMLADNTDCTGIRLLYLTPLRALSRDLALAIREPIEAMDWPLRVGIRNGDSKSSERTKQLKTPPEILVTTPESLTLLLSNPKAEFLFKNLDTVILDEWHELMGSKRGSQTELCLSWLRQQRPKLQTWAISATIGNLNQAARHALGTKCQPIMIGGAPARTTDIRSIFPETIDGFPWAGHLGLRMYEELVAVLNPSVSTLLFTNTRNQSERWHQCLRFACPEMEGALALHHSAIDRGERESIESAVKVGDIRWVVCTSSLDLGVDFQPVEQVVQIGSPKNLARLLQRAGRSAHVPGGTSKVLFMPTNALELLELSAVRRGLEEGLVEQRKPPNAPLDVLLQHLTSLACGPGFNPEQTLSSVRTSASYEHLSQADWDWSLMFLKDGGECLGAYPRYKKLEWSTESDRFHIREKTIARLHRFNIGTITAAPSITVRFVRGAVLGHVEETFISQLKPKDVFFFSGRQLEFIRLREMTAYVKVSTKKSRTVPAWAGGQMALSDLLTHHLRQEIDRARREDLDTPELKALKPLFDRQQDLSVLPKTHQLLIETCQTREGSHLFAYPFEGRFVHEGIGFLWASRLTKLNRGTITVSVNDYGFELLAPRSYPMEELVEDHADLLLDKENLEHDLQNALNLSELQRRRFRAIAQIAGLMNRGFPGSSKSTGKLQISASLLFDVFNRHEPTNRLLQQAYQEVMHDQLELSRLDKALTRAASQEWLHVQTPRPGPLAFPLLVERLNSRMSNETVLERIMRMQKDALNKEV encoded by the coding sequence ATGCTTGGACATGAAATGGAATTGGTATTTACCGATCAACTACAACCTATTCATGATTGGTTCAATCATCAGGGATGGTCGCCGTTAACATTTCAAACTGAAACATGGAAAGCACATCTAAAGGGGCAAAGTGGCCTAATCCAAGTACCAACAGGGTCTGGCAAAACGTTTGCTGCAGTCATGGGACCAATAGCCAAAATGTTGGCAGACAACACGGATTGCACTGGGATACGTTTGCTGTATCTCACACCACTACGTGCATTGAGTCGGGATCTCGCTCTAGCAATTCGCGAACCAATCGAAGCAATGGACTGGCCGCTACGGGTGGGTATCCGGAATGGCGACAGTAAAAGTAGTGAACGGACAAAACAACTGAAAACACCACCAGAAATATTAGTCACCACACCTGAATCACTCACACTGTTGCTCAGCAATCCGAAAGCAGAGTTTTTGTTCAAAAACCTCGACACCGTGATTTTGGATGAATGGCATGAATTGATGGGAAGCAAGCGGGGTAGCCAAACAGAGCTATGCCTTTCATGGCTTCGCCAACAACGACCAAAACTACAGACCTGGGCAATTAGTGCCACGATTGGAAATTTAAACCAAGCCGCACGACACGCACTCGGAACAAAATGTCAACCCATCATGATTGGGGGCGCACCAGCGAGAACCACGGATATCCGTAGCATCTTCCCAGAAACAATTGATGGTTTCCCGTGGGCAGGCCATCTCGGACTGCGAATGTATGAAGAGTTAGTAGCTGTACTCAATCCGAGCGTCAGCACACTACTTTTCACCAACACAAGAAATCAATCAGAGCGCTGGCATCAGTGTCTTCGTTTCGCTTGTCCTGAAATGGAAGGGGCACTCGCGTTGCATCACAGCGCGATTGATCGTGGGGAACGTGAGTCGATTGAATCAGCTGTAAAAGTTGGAGATATTCGTTGGGTTGTGTGCACAAGTTCCCTTGATTTAGGTGTTGATTTTCAGCCCGTAGAACAAGTTGTACAAATCGGCAGTCCTAAGAATTTAGCTCGCCTATTACAACGGGCAGGTCGGTCTGCCCACGTACCAGGAGGCACCTCTAAAGTATTATTTATGCCAACAAATGCACTTGAGCTCCTAGAACTAAGCGCTGTTCGACGTGGTTTAGAAGAAGGACTAGTCGAGCAACGAAAACCACCCAATGCACCCCTTGATGTATTACTTCAACACCTAACAAGCCTTGCATGTGGACCTGGTTTCAACCCAGAACAAACACTTAGTTCAGTAAGGACAAGCGCATCTTATGAACATCTCAGCCAAGCCGACTGGGATTGGAGCCTAATGTTTCTTAAAGACGGTGGAGAATGCTTAGGCGCCTACCCAAGATACAAAAAACTTGAATGGAGTACGGAAAGCGATAGATTTCATATTCGCGAGAAAACTATTGCAAGACTACATCGATTCAATATTGGTACGATCACAGCAGCACCATCAATCACAGTCCGTTTTGTACGAGGAGCTGTATTGGGACATGTCGAAGAAACATTTATTAGCCAGCTAAAACCCAAGGATGTTTTCTTTTTTTCAGGACGACAACTTGAATTTATTCGTTTAAGAGAGATGACAGCCTACGTCAAGGTAAGCACGAAAAAAAGTCGTACGGTTCCAGCATGGGCAGGCGGACAAATGGCTCTATCTGATCTGCTGACCCATCACCTTCGACAGGAAATAGATCGGGCAAGGCGAGAAGATCTTGATACACCAGAATTGAAGGCATTAAAACCATTATTTGACCGCCAACAGGATCTATCTGTTTTACCAAAGACTCATCAGCTACTCATTGAAACCTGTCAGACACGCGAAGGATCCCATCTATTTGCATATCCATTTGAAGGACGGTTTGTCCACGAAGGAATCGGATTTCTGTGGGCATCCAGACTCACAAAGCTAAATCGCGGCACAATCACAGTTTCTGTCAATGACTATGGATTTGAACTTTTAGCACCAAGAAGCTATCCAATGGAAGAGCTCGTTGAAGACCATGCCGATCTGCTACTAGACAAAGAGAATCTCGAGCATGATCTGCAAAATGCACTAAATCTATCAGAGCTTCAGAGACGACGATTTAGAGCCATTGCACAAATAGCAGGGCTAATGAATCGGGGGTTTCCAGGATCAAGCAAAAGCACTGGTAAACTACAAATTAGTGCATCTCTGCTGTTTGATGTGTTTAATCGACATGAACCAACTAATCGATTACTTCAACAGGCTTATCAAGAAGTGATGCACGACCAACTAGAACTCAGCAGATTAGACAAGGCACTAACTCGCGCCGCTTCCCAGGAATGGCTCCATGTACAAACACCGCGCCCAGGGCCACTAGCTTTTCCATTGTTAGTCGAGCGTCTCAATTCACGCATGTCGAATGAGACTGTTCTCGAGCGAATCATGCGCATGCAAAAAGATGCTTTGAACAAAGAAGTTTAA